One window of Elaeis guineensis isolate ETL-2024a chromosome 11, EG11, whole genome shotgun sequence genomic DNA carries:
- the LOC105035639 gene encoding anthocyanidin reductase ((2S)-flavan-3-ol-forming): protein MADEGKLACVTGGTGFVASVLIKQLLEKRYAVNTTVRDPENSEKIAHLKEMQNLGSLKIFRADLRDEGSFDEAVADCDYVFHVAAPVNLNTDDPENELIKPAVQGILNVMKSCLKAKSVKRFVLTSSAVSVSVKKLRENGLVLDEESWSDMEFLTAEKPPTWGYGVSKMLTEREASRFAQENNINLLTIIPALSIGPAPVARAAPSIGMALSLLTGNEMLLNGLKVMQSLSGSISIVHIEDVCRAHVFVAENESASGRYICCSINTALPELARFLAKRYPQYKVPTDFGELPEKAELSLSSEKLIKAGFEFKYEQLEQIYDEAVKYAKAIGLLPSE from the exons ATGGCCGATGAAGGAAAGCTCGCCTGTGTCACTGGGGGCACAGGCTTTGTGGCGTCAGTGCTCATCAAGCAATTGCTGGAGAAACGCTATGCTGTGAATACCACTGTCAGGGATCCTG AGAATTCGGAAAAGATCGCACACCTCAAGGAGATGCAAAATCTAGGTTCCTTGAAAATTTTCCGAGCAGATCTGAGGGATGAGGGGAGCTTCGATGAAGCAGTGGCTGACTGCGATTATGTCTTCCATGTTGCAGCTCCAGTGAATCTGAACACTGATGATCCTGAG AATGAGCTTATCAAACCTGCTGTCCAAGGAATTCTGAATGTGATGAAATCATGCCTGAAGGCAAAGTCAGTGAAGCGCTTTGTTCTAACATCATCAGCAGTTAGTGTCTCTGTTAAAAAGCTTAGAGAGAATGGTCTTGTGTTGGATGAGGAATCTTGGTCGGATATGGAGTTTCTAACTGCCGAGAAGCCCCCAACATGG GGATACGGAGTCTCCAAGATGCTTACAGAGAGGGAAGCATCAAGATTTGCACAAGAGAATAATATCAACCTTCTCACCATAATACCTGCCCTTTCAATTGGTCCTGCACCTGTTGCCAGAGCTGCACCAAGCATTGGCATGGCTCTGTCCTTGCTAACAG GTAATGAAATGCTGCTTAATGGTTTGAAGGTCATGCAATCACTCTCTGGCTCAATCTCAATCGTACATATTGAGGATGTCTGCAGAGCTCATGTATTTGTTGCTGAGAATGAATCTGCTTCTGGCCGTTACATTTGTTGCTCAATTAACACAGCTTTGCCAGAGCTCGCACGCTTCCTCGCAAAACGATACCCACAGTACAAAGTCCCTACCGA TTTTGGAGAACTACCAGAAAAGGCTGAGTTAAGCCTCTCCTCAGAGAAGTTAATCAAAGCAGGGTTTGAGTTCAAGTACGAGCAACTTGAACAAATCTATGATGAAGCTGTCAAATATGCCAAGGCCATAGGACTGCTGCCATCAGAATGA